TGCCTATAGACTACTATTGCATTAAACTATAACCTTACAGGGACTATTATTTAGTTTATTGATATTAAGCCTCTGACCCTTCAAGGCCCTACATGTTTGGTCAGTGATTCAGAGGTCCACCTAGGACCTAGGGAAGTAGAATGAAGACCACAAAAGAATTCCTTGGCAAGTATATCAGGAAACACTGGAAAAGATAGTATAGGAGCTGCTGAGATTCTGTATGTagaggtatggaagagctgcagcCACTGTGACTATGAACAGAAGTTGAGCAGCCCCTCCTAACTTTACTTCAGAGGTTCCCAAGGAGAAGACACCATGTGACCCCCAATAACAATTCTTAGCTAAAACTGATGATTGGGCAGAAAGACATCTCCCTTCCCAAAGAATTGACAAGGCAAAAACAGTGAAAGCATGCAAAGGAAGAAAAGACCTTCTTGATCAGACTCCAGATATTTGGAGGTTAACAATCCAACCCCATATATTGGTCTGAGGCaattaccgtattgttccgagtataggccgctcctgattataagccgcacccttaaagtttggtgctatttttaaaaattttttttttaacttttttaacaaagaaaatatacacattagtagaacgactgctttttttttggttttgtttgctgctctggctgccctatagggtgcggaggaggggagcgccctgcagcaaattccacagggcagcccgtgtccttccctccctgacgACCGGcgcagcgcggagccctcccggaaGACAGCACGGCAATTGGGGCCGTGGGGTGAGCTCCCCACTGAagtgctggccgccccccttctctctccccccccctgctccccctggccgcctccctctccctccccccagctagaCCAGGCGTCCACTctgtagcacagggagtccccctgcaccctgggtctggccgccctgtagggttttttgttttgttttttcccctgctttgccagccgtgctgttttccccctcttctcctcctttgccgctccagccatggttttttttcttttctcccccccgCTTTACCGGGTTTTTTTTACACTGacggtttttttttttacacctgctTTCCCGCTTCAGCTGCACCGTTTTTGTTCCCCGCCACCGCCTTACTGCTCCCGCTGCaccaagtttttttgttgttgtttctccccCCCCTTTGCAGTTTCAGCCGCGCAGTTtttcgtgcccccccccccatccccctgctctagccgcactgttttttttcccctgctttgccgctctgggatttaaaaggctctgggctccccgccgcggcggggagcccagagccctctgagtccccgccgcggctgggatttgaaaggctctgggctccccgcccggcgggcagcccagagccctctgagtccccgccgcagctgggatttgaaaggctctgggctccccgccgcggcgggcagcccagagccctctgagtccccgccgcggctgggatttgaaaggctctgggctccccgccgcggcgggcagcccagagccctctgagtccgggccgcggctgggatttgaaaggctctgggctccccgccgcggcgggcagcccagagccctctgagtccgggccgcggctgggattttaaggtttttttttccctcaagttcctgattataggccgcacccctaatttaaagacttaaattaggggaaaaaagtgcggcctatactcgggacaatacggtaattCCACAGGAGCAGTGGTGAGAGTCTGAAGTGACCACATAACTAGAGTTACGGAATAGAAAATTTAAAGAATATTTGTGCAAGTTATCGCTCCAAACAGTTTTGCCCATAAGCAggttctccccacccctccttttcgaGCTTCCATGGCATGCTCTTCCCACCCCAAACTAAGTCTTGGTTTCAGAAGCATGAATAGCTCATCAGGATGCAACTATATTGAAAATAGCATTCAAAAATTGTTGCCTATATTATTTGCACAAATATGTTAATTACGGCTTCTTGCAAACAGTGGGCCAAAGGCCTCACCCACTCCCAGAGTAAAATCTTTTGGTGCATTTTGATCTTTGGTCCCCCACAAGGACGCACCAAGATTTTTTGGGTGTCCCCCCATTAAGGTCCAATTTTTGACCTTGACAGTGTCACTTTATGCAGGAGAGACATTAATAAAAGCTAGGAAAATAGTTagacattattttaaaaggtATAGAAAATTGCTGGGTCTGTAGACATGAGGCATCTGCTTTAAGAGCCTTAGCTTCTGACATGTTTTTGAAGCATGAAGGTTCAGAAGAGCCTCCTTATGGAGAGCaatatttaataaaaagtttACTTACCTAAGAAATCATACATAGTATCTTTGCTTGCTCTCTTTCTTGCATTTTCTCCCTTacctccccgctccctgctgACAGCAAGTGAGCCATAGCTAAACAGCACTTCATTCAGCACTGCATTCTGTCACAATCCACTGCTTCCAGCAACATTTAGTGGATATGTTTTTCAGCTTCATTCACATGGGATGTCACTCAAGAATGGGAACTATGTTTAACTTCAGAAAATGTGGTGTGGCCAGCCAGCATTGATACCACCAAATTGTGTCAGAACCATGTCTAAAACACATCTAACATGGTTTGTaacttttcagttttttaaaCTAGTTTAGCTATAATCATACTTAAACATGAGTCCCCAAACTCTATTTAGGGGCTACAAAGCATATCCATAAGTCATTTGTTCAACACACCATCCCCAACATATTAGTTCTAGTGTTGAGCTCTGGAAAAGCAGCAATAGATGTTGCAACTAGAAGTTTTTGTTTGTTAAGATACAGGAATACATTAGGGTTCCAACACAAGAAACTTAAATGGGCTACACTATTGCCTTGCATCTTAAAATTTTAATTTAGATcatgagtaaaattttcaaatgtgctcaAGTGACGTAGGAGCAtatattccatttttaaaagtgattcaGGCACTTAGGAAGTTAAGTATCATTTAAAGTCGATGGGATTAAGGTGTTTTTGAGAATTTTACTCCTTGTCTACCCTGATAGCCCTCAGTGCCCAGTTACTAACGAAGCTGTACAGATGCACACTTGTAGTAGAGACAGGGTAAGCTATTATAAGCCATGATTTTAACTGATGCAACTTACATCAGTTTCAAGCACCATTATTTTTCATGAGTGCAAATAGACAGAACTGCTATCTATACAGCTACACCAGTGGCTGTAATCAGGGCAAATCCCCAATGCAGACAAGGCCTAAAGTTCACATGTCCCAGAACCAAACTAATTCATCCAGGAAGTCAAGATTCAGTTAGAATATGACCAAAGGCCATACCGAGAATTACAGAAACACCATACAGGCCAATGGAAATTCAAGCATAGAACACTAATTATATAGCTGGGCTAGTCCAGTAGCAATGAACAGATGTCATATAAAGATATGAGCAGGAAATAAGCATATGAGGCATACTGTCCACCACCCACATATAGCTGACATTATTAATTATCTATGGAGGATGCTATAACTAGTTCTCCCAACCTGGACCACTAGTGTGGTCCTCCAGGATTCCCCCTGCAAAACAAAGCTCAAATGAACAACATCCATAGTTCAAGTGCAGCAGAATAGCCAAGCCAGCCAGATTATCATTTCTTTTGCCACTGACAGAGGTGATGGACCCACATGTTTCCAGGGCAGGGTGTGTCCATCCCATTATTCTTACAAACAAAACCTAGTAAACAATTCATATtatggaaaaagaaaagaaaggaagagtCTGAATTAGGTACATCTTTTATATGTGCTCTAGTCCCTTTCTAAAGGGAAGTGGTATGCGTGAAGCAATTATTTTGTAGAGCTGTTATGGTATGAAGAAAGACCTTGTTCTCTCAGTTACTTGAGTTAGAGCCAGGCAAAGCCCAATCTACTCAAGATAGCCACACAAATGAATGACTCAAATGAATTACATAATCAGGTTGCCACCATTTCAACTAAGTTGTGCtcttattttattaaattaactACTGAAAATGTTAGAGACTGAACTTGAGAAAAATCTTACCTCTAATGCCAAGGCAGTCTTATCATAAGCACATGGTACTCTTTTTTGAATAGCTTTGGCATAGACCGGTCCATTCTGTGTTGATGGCAGAGGGTTGATCACTGCTCCAGGTGTACTGGATACAGAGGGAAGGGGACTTGTGGTCTGAGGTTGAGCATAAGCATGGGCAGGTTCTGGAATACCATAGCTGTTGGAATTCCTGTTCCCATGTTTCCCATGAGGGGATGATCTGACCAGCTTCTCTACATAAGGAACAGGGATCATCCCAACACGACCATCTTTGTTTCTGGCACTCCACCACTGGTCTTCAGGCTTCTCTACAATTACCAGTATCTCACCCTTTTTAAATGGCAGATCTTCAGCATCATTCCCAAGAAAGTCATAGAGAGTCCGAACATATTCCAAATTTTCTTCTGCAGTGGGAATGGTAGGGGCTGATCCAGATCCCATTGGTGGACTTGGATACCtgagtatttaaaaacaaaaacaaaacaccacaccaCTTTTAATAATAGATATTTACCTGACTCTGTATACTGGGTAACAATTTACTCTATCATTTCTTACAGTAGAATATTCATTAACATTAAAGAGATACTAAGAAATTCAGCTGTCACAAGATTGCTTCAAAGTGCTATCAAACTGGTATTTAGTACAACTAGTGcttacttgaagtctctaaacaATGAGCTAAAGACTATACTGTGTAGTctcttaacttttaaaaaaagttataaatTTGTTCATGGAGGGTGGAGAAAAATGGGTGAAGGATGCATATTTGATCTTACTGATTCAATACAGCAAGGTACTTTATCATTTGAATTACCTTAGCATCTAGAAGTCCTAGACATTGTGCTacgcactatacaaacacagcacaaaaagACATGCCCTGCTACAaaggcttacaatctaagtataagagaagagacaacagatggatattgTCAAGTTTTTcataggcatcacagcaaaggagatcTGAATAATGAGGTAGTTTCACAGAAGTGGcaacatgggagaaagcacaaaggcatttgtttgaaaatttaacaagtaggTAGTGGAGGCTCGCATCACAGGACAGAGGCAGGCATCCACAACTTGATATTGAATGAGAGAGGATAGGTAGGGTAGAGATCGACTGTGaggggccttgaaagtgaatacaAGCAGCTTACATTTGTCATAAGAGAAAGGGAAGCCAGTGGAGGAATACAAAAAGAGGATGACATGGTCAAAGAGACAGACTTGAAAAATTAATtcacagcagcattctgaatggctaTGAGCAGAGCAAGAATGCATTTATCAGGGACAGAGAAAAGGATATTGCAGTAATCGAGATGCAAGATGATGAGAACCTGGAAGAGAGTTTTAGTTGTGTGGATAGATAGGAAGGttgtatcttagagatgttatgtaAAAAGAATGTGCAAGATTTAGATATAGTCGGTATGTGAGGACCCAGAGAAGTTAGAGTTGAAGATGACACCCAGGTTACAGGCCTAAGCAACAGGCAGATGGTGTTATCCACAGTTATCAAGAAAAGAGGCAACAGGAAGAGTTTGGGAGAAaagattaagagctctgttttaaCCATGTTTAGCTTGAACTGGCAGCTGGACATCCATGAGGTGTCAGAAAGACAGGacaagattttagtttggacagaaggtgacatgtctggagtagagaggtagaTCTGTCAGTCATCAGTATAAAGATGGTAGTTGAACTTGTGTTTGTGGATGTGATTACCCAGAGATAAAATGGTGTAGAATTAAATGGAATTAAAACCCACTGTAAAATAGTCTTAATTTGCTGGGTAACTCTAGATAAATTGTccttacaaaaaaagcaaacttaAGACTTCAGCATGCATTCCTCTTTTTATGAATACAATAATCCTATAGTGCAAGGTTTGAAAAATCCAGTCCTCCATGACAAGGTGGCAGCTTCCCTGGGCAAGTATGGTGATCTAGTGTCAGTTTCTACAGAATTTAAGTTCTTATTTAAAATGATAAAGTTTCTAGTGCATATGGTTGCAGACTCCAATCTTGCCTTTCTAACTGCTGCTTTAGAACTTTTCTTAACTTAGTGAAATTAAAAAGCCTGTTAAGATTATTGCTATTATGCAGAACCCTGTATGCAGCACTGAAACAGTCAAGAATCATGTCAGTTTTGTACTGTTACTGCATGGGAAAGAGATGAGCAGAGGCAGACAGTGGAGTTATTCAGGAGGAAGGAGGACCCAAAATACAAAGAAAAGTAGCAGAGTGTTTCCAATGCCTTTGCAGCAGAAGACAACCCAAGGCATAACTGCTGCTTCAACTGCCCTAGCTTTACTCCTTAGTACAGGGgtgctcaaactgggggtcgggacaccGCActggggtcatgaggttattacatgggggggttgcgagctgtcagcctccaccccaaac
The Mauremys mutica isolate MM-2020 ecotype Southern chromosome 16, ASM2049712v1, whole genome shotgun sequence genome window above contains:
- the CRKL gene encoding crk-like protein, yielding MSSAARFDSSDRSSWYVGPLSRAEAQTRLQGQRHGMFLVRDSSTCPGDYVLSVSENSRVSHYIINSLPSRRFKIGDQEFEHLSALLEFYKIHYLDTTTLIEPAPRYPSPPMGSGSAPTIPTAEENLEYVRTLYDFLGNDAEDLPFKKGEILVIVEKPEDQWWSARNKDGRVGMIPVPYVEKLVRSSPHGKHGNRNSNSYGIPEPAHAYAQPQTTSPLPSVSSTPGAVINPLPSTQNGPVYAKAIQKRVPCAYDKTALALEVGDIVKVTRMNINGQWEGEVNGRKGLFPFTHVKIIDPQNPDENE